One window from the genome of Pseudoalteromonas sp. '520P1 No. 423' encodes:
- a CDS encoding cell division protein ZapA, with protein MSPTHPKGIKVEIMGQQHQFACPDGQEPALNEAAQHLDKLFWDIKQRSGIRNNDRALLMTALNLSHELALANQKLEKNQQDLNALISTVNNALDNK; from the coding sequence ATGTCTCCAACCCACCCAAAAGGTATTAAGGTTGAAATCATGGGGCAGCAACACCAGTTTGCTTGCCCAGATGGACAAGAGCCCGCTTTAAATGAAGCAGCACAACATTTAGATAAGTTATTTTGGGATATCAAACAGCGTAGTGGTATTCGAAATAATGACAGAGCACTTTTGATGACAGCTTTAAATTTAAGTCACGAACTCGCTTTGGCAAATCAAAAATTAGAGAAAAATCAGCAAGATCTCAATGCTTTAATTTCTACAGTAAATAACGCACTCGATAATAAATAG
- a CDS encoding LysM peptidoglycan-binding domain-containing protein, whose amino-acid sequence MAQLRILIILALIGCQSNNVAVNKSSLKVKNNHSPIKPNEADKTPKITQIANKEKIQKTTIKKPAEVTDLWLRIAMQLKLPAPKNKKIDQRIAWYLKHPYYMHTITKRSEPFLYHIVNQIEQRKLPLELALLPIVESDFEIKALSAQGATGIWQLMPITAKHFNLQKNAWYDGRYDVLAATTAALDYLEYLHFKFSKNWLHAIAAYNSGEGRVKQAIIENKRLGKKTDFWSLKLPTETTNYIPKLLALSSILKQQDKYHFWPKLKNQATTINIDIGQQFDMLIAAKIAKIKMQTLYKLNPGYISNSSPKDGPHQLLVPISQAHYFDSHYQLIDGKLVYGRYQVKAKDSLFKISKKFNTTVNKLKAINQLNGDLIKIGQVLALPAYKNSELTVKYHISPYLQRKKIPNKVKVSTYYTVKKGDTLWDISQLYGVSFKDLAVWNEIDKNAILKLGKKIIIWLEKDPAPLEAKPKATVNNQFLDILNINTTIPN is encoded by the coding sequence ATGGCGCAGCTTAGAATATTAATTATACTTGCTCTTATCGGCTGTCAATCAAATAACGTGGCGGTTAACAAATCAAGCCTTAAAGTTAAAAATAACCACTCACCGATAAAGCCTAATGAAGCAGATAAAACACCTAAAATTACACAAATAGCAAATAAAGAAAAAATACAAAAAACAACGATTAAAAAACCAGCTGAAGTTACTGACCTATGGCTTAGAATAGCTATGCAGTTAAAACTGCCAGCTCCGAAAAATAAAAAAATAGATCAAAGAATTGCTTGGTATTTAAAACACCCTTATTACATGCATACAATAACAAAACGCAGCGAACCCTTTCTTTATCATATTGTAAATCAAATAGAACAACGAAAATTACCATTAGAGCTGGCTTTATTACCCATAGTAGAAAGTGACTTTGAAATAAAAGCGCTATCAGCACAAGGTGCAACGGGGATTTGGCAACTTATGCCAATTACCGCAAAACATTTCAATTTACAAAAAAATGCTTGGTACGATGGTCGCTATGATGTGCTAGCAGCAACCACTGCCGCTTTAGATTATTTAGAGTATCTACATTTTAAGTTTTCAAAAAATTGGCTACATGCCATTGCTGCATATAATTCGGGCGAAGGCCGTGTAAAACAAGCTATTATTGAAAATAAACGCTTAGGTAAAAAAACTGATTTTTGGTCATTAAAGTTACCGACTGAAACAACAAATTACATACCCAAACTACTTGCTTTATCATCTATTTTAAAGCAACAAGACAAATATCATTTTTGGCCTAAATTAAAAAACCAAGCAACTACAATTAATATAGATATAGGCCAGCAATTTGATATGTTAATTGCTGCTAAAATCGCAAAAATAAAAATGCAGACGTTATATAAGTTAAACCCAGGTTATATAAGTAACTCAAGTCCAAAAGATGGTCCGCATCAATTATTAGTACCCATTAGCCAAGCTCATTACTTCGACTCGCATTATCAATTAATTGATGGCAAACTTGTTTATGGCCGTTATCAAGTAAAAGCAAAAGATTCATTATTTAAAATATCAAAGAAATTTAATACCACAGTTAATAAGTTAAAAGCTATCAACCAACTAAATGGCGACTTAATTAAAATAGGCCAAGTATTAGCATTACCAGCATATAAGAACTCAGAACTCACAGTTAAATATCATATAAGCCCCTATTTACAACGTAAAAAGATACCTAATAAAGTTAAAGTAAGTACGTATTACACCGTTAAAAAAGGCGATACATTATGGGATATAAGCCAGCTATATGGGGTATCCTTTAAAGATTTAGCTGTTTGGAATGAAATTGATAAAAATGCAATTTTAAAGCTAGGTAAAAAAATTATTATTTGGCTAGAAAAAGATCCCGCACCACTTGAAGCCAAACCAAAAGCGACTGTTAACAATCAGTTTTTAGATATATTAAATATAAATACTACTATTCCTAATTAA